The segment tatcttgtgTTTATCCTGCtttgttgtattgctgctggtacccaaatttccctgaggactctccacagggattaataaagtatttctattctattctattctatatatatatatatagatgcactaccgttcaaaagtttggggtcactttgccatgggattcaatagggaagtatatatatatatatatatatatatatatatatatatatatatatatatatatatatatatatatatatatatatatatatataatatgggGAGCCTTGAaacatttcattgtatttttaattatttttatagagCAAACTTTACATTAGTTTGTGTGGTTAtgtattttcttaaaaagaaatttaaaaaggtaaaagagTGGTTCCTCTTCGCATTGTTTCGTTTTTTCAGGGGAGCGCGCACGCTGCCAACTAGACTTCCCCACGTTGGCTCGAGAGCGACCGAAGCGAGAGCACGAGAGCTGGAGGGGGATTTCCAGCTCGAGCCCTTACTTCCCGAAGCAGCCGTTGTTTTGCTTTCGGTCTGAAtgcagaaacagaaataaacgaCGGCCATCCTCGCCCcctttttccactttaaacCTCTGACTTATCCAACTTTGGCCGCGCTCGCGACCCGGACAGCAGCAGCGGTGTGAGGCAGTAAGGCCGTCCGAACTGAGCAGGTAATGTTTGATTTCCGCATATTAACGGTGCTGGCTCGCGCTCACACGGCACACTCACTGACTTCCTACTGGGCGACATGACAGATCACAAGCTCGCGCTGTAAGTGAAACTACTTGTGTAGTTTTTACCCTTGTTGACGAGGTCCGGGGATTTGTTTTCGCTTTTGGCGTTGTTGTTTTTGGGACAGCGCGCGGCCAGGGACAAGGCAAACAAACCGCGGTTAATTTTTGACTCGTGCCTGCACCGCGAGATCAAACTTTACTCCTAAAGAAAATCATGTTTATCACCACAAAGACACCGCGCTAACGTGGCTACGAAGCAAACTTTAACCATATTTGCTAACACGAGCTTGATGTTGTTTCATCACGTTAACGTTTTAACTCTTTTCAGTATTTAAGAGAATCTAACCAGCTTGTCATCGATGAGGGTTTCCTGTATGGATTCACATAGAAATACTGtataattttaaacatgttactCCTAACATATCTTGTTTTCAGGATATAAAGGTATTTGGTGAACATTGAAGAAAGGAAGTGCTTATTTTAGACTGGATGCTAGTAAGCAGAACAAAGGTCATTTCTGAACAAAAGCAATGCAGCTATAATATTTCATCAATGTAAAGTCCCAGTGCAGCATGTTGTGGTTTTAACTGAGGGTTTTTCTGTCGTGCACACATTCTTATTCACTTTATCTCATTTGAAGTTTTTGTATTTCTCTGCTTTTATTGTGAGCAGTCAGGAAGAAGAGGCCACCACCTGCTTTGAAATAAAAGTTATATCACGTGTATGATGTTGTACAGGTGTCATCTTGTGGGTTTGCAGTGTTCGAACAGCCAGGTGGATGCAGGTGGATGTTTTAGGCGTCTAAACGTATAAAACTGGTATTTAGTGTTTAAGCCGTGCAGTGTCACCTGGTTTGACCTGCTTGGGAGTGTGTTGGCACACTGATGTGCAGCAGGGAGTGTCAGGCCACCGAACTTTGATCATATCACTGCCAGGATCGTAACTTGGCACGGAAATTAAAAGCATGCAGCCAAATTTACctttagttttttcttgttgtgtgtgtgtgtgtttttttttttttttttttacagttttctcctgtttttttgttttaaaatcaaactgtCAGCTTTAATTTCCTTCAGCAGAGGCTGGACATGGTGCATGATCGCAGGGAGAGGCAgtgacattttatttgtgaGCTCTGTTTTATGGTATCTGTTACAGcacatgttaaacaaccgaaGCCTTATCTTTATTATTCAATAGAAAGTTTTAGATTCTCTATTGTTTGTGTGAAAAGTAACTTTAAGTGGCTGCTTCCTCTCTGGATGCTGcctgtttaacccttaaaaacaCCAAGccatttctttctatttctggcccgcctgttttttttatttatttattttttgtaaaactaCATGTAGGAGTTCAactcttttaatcccagtcagcatcagacatgatgtttctcagctgtcagattatgaggctaaaatgatgtaaaatgaatgtatgaatagatgtagcagcataaaggccgaccagaagaagaaagcagaatttattactaacagaactttgtagaaataacacacagatcaacagtgaccaaaccttttctcatctcatcgttctctcaagtctttcaggagaaaaaaatattgttattgaaacaaacacacaacagaaactatttccatgtttccactttttcctcatttccagttattcctgctactatttacctgctatcctcactaaaccaactccagctcagctgctttgtggcgccaccgtgcatcagaaacgtcttcttggctttattccagccatagaggagcattatttttcttcttttcacacacacatagaactttctgctcactggttgatctttggctgctcctgattggacgttaccgtcaatctaagctctctgattggtggaaagtctgacaggaagtggcttcatcatcatgtccaggtctaaatagaggtctcttagcaacatagtagtgatggtgatgtttttatggtgaaatgtgataaataatgctgttatcatggatcattgtggatttacctgatagagtctctgaataaaactacatttagtggctggattgtaaacctcctggacaggatagaaatgctggaaaacctcCATAGATCAGCTAAAGGTAGTGATCACCAGCTCTGGTCCTGGAGATCtaccgtcctgcaggttttagtgtttccctgctgcaccagcctgttaatgaaccattgatttgagtcaggtgtgttgcggCAGGGAAAGACCTGCCGGAAGGTAGACGtcaaggaccggagttggtgacCACTGACCTAAAGGGTAAGGTATTCATCATAACATTTCCCCAGAGTTGCACACGACTGTTCCTGAGACAGTGTTGACACTATAAGCGACGGTGCTTAGAGGCACTACTGATCTAGCAGAGTTTCTTCTAAAAACGGcatccttttttgtttgtgtgaagaTGTGATAATTATAATTTGGTCTCAGTTATGTAGCTGCATATAATTTCCTGTTTGTGATCGTGTGTGTTTACAGGCCACAATGCCAGTAGAGAGAATGAGGATGCGGCCGTGGCTGGAGGAACAGATCAATTCCTGTCAGATCCCAGGACTGAAATGGGTTAATAAAGTAAGCTTCCCCTGCTGCTTGCTCACAGATGCACACTGATGCTGTCGGTTCAGGTGCTGACAAACTGCAAACTGTCTGCAGGAAAAGAGAATCTTCCAGATCCCGTGGATGCACGCCGCTCGTCACGGCTGGGACCTGGAGAAAGATGCTCCGCTCTTCATGAGATGGGCCATACACACTGGTAACGCTCAGATCAGCCATAAACTGTGTGGTTGCCTGCCTGCCATCACACCAGTAAACCACAGTTATCTCCATGTTACACATTATTTATTAGAATCAAAAATCTAATCATTTAGATTTTACTTGAAGGACTGTGTGATCCGCTTACATCAGGGTCAACAGTTTATTTACTTCATCCAGGGCTTAAAGTGtggaatgtaaataaaacaacctGATGTATGCGCTAACAGGGGCTAGCTGGGTTTTGTGTTGTTCCAGTGGTGTGAGAGAAACACAGTTTTGCTCTCAATCACACACATTACCGACCAATCAGAAGATGAGCGAGTCGTGGAAAATGATCTGGTTAATGTGTAGACCGCACATACACTAGAGCAGAAAACTTAATAGCTTGTTGGCTCCACTGCTTGTTTGGGGAACTttgaccacattagaccaggtcctgctgaaaaactacAAGACTCAGGATGTTCAAATCTAGGCTGAATTATTCTGCAGAGCATTTAGATTTATTATCACACAGTTTCTGGTTCATGAAgtctttattgtatttataaaaatacttgttttatttatttattgttgacaTGTAGACCACATCAGCTCAGGCCCTGTTTAAGGTTATAGCATGGAGGGCTTTGAGCCCCCCACTGACCTGTTCGGTTATCACACTTTTAATTACATGTTGTGGTGAATCTGTGTCTCTGTCCAGGGCCAAGATGGCAGAGAAGTTGAGGGGactggaaaaaaagggaaataattttgaataatgTTTTCATTGATTTACTTTTACCCTCGTTTATCATTAAAGCtggaaaagtctttttttttttttttttaccggtGGCATCTGCCCTGGGCCAGAGAAAGATTCCAGCTCTGAAACAGGTTAGAAAAATGATAAGAGATGATAAACTGAGCCTAAAACAACTCCAGCAACCCAACAGTTTACTGAAAATCCAGTCAAATCCAGCAAATACAAGACAAGACAGCATTTGTATGCACTCACCCAGTCTTCGTAACGTGTTAAACCTTTTCTGTAGGTAAATACCAGCCAGGAGTCGACCGTCCGGATCCAAAGACATGGAAGGCTAATTTCCGCTGTGCCATGAACAGCCTGCCAGACATCGAAGAAGTAAAGGATAAAAGCATCAAAAAGGGAACAAACGCTTTCAGAGTTTATAAAATGCTCTCATCCACGGAGAGGAGCATGAAGAAAGGTGAGCACTACATTAACGGCACGAACATGCTTGAGTTGCTTTAAATCGCTTTCTAACACGACTCTGTGTCGGTGGGCCCGTTTAGGAAAGAAGAAGCTGGACAAGGAGGGAAAGCCCAGAGGAAACAAGGAGGTAGGGAACAATGGGAGCAGAATGCGAGGAGGGGTTTGGGAAGAGAAGcagctttttgctgtttttgttttttgttttttcctcgtTGCGATACGTTTGATTATTAAACCAGCGTGAGATAACAGGTTTTTCTTCTGGCTGCTTCTTTTAGTCATCACTAAAATAGTTTTCTGAGAAATGGAGCTGCAGTTTGTTccaaagcagagaaaaacactTCTTGTAACTTTACTCACTCTTGTTTTGGCAAAGTGCCACATTATCTGAGTTTAGCTGCTCTGGATCTTGTTCCCACATGACGGAGGTGCATGCTAGACCGGCTCAGAGGCTCGCTGTGTGACTACAACTGGTTTTTTCCATCTCTGCAACTTCGCTCCAGTAGctgctgcaacaaaaacactacaaaacctcaatgtgtaaaataataataaaaaaagttattataaGGAATTATAAATCCTGACCCACCCAGTAAGGAATTAACATCCAGTTTCACAGCATGTAACATCAGATCTGTTCGTAAATAACAGATCCTGCCGAAATAGCGCAAGTGGACGCATGTGGTATCCACTGAAAGTCAGAATCTCAACTATAAGCTCATTAAAACCATTTCCACCAAACAGTTAGGACAACAAATAAAAGAGCAGGTTAACAGCGTTTGGTGATGGATCCACCTTTTCACCCCaagataaatgataaatgacGCCTCTACCGAAGGCACAAAGCTAAGTTTGAACCAAGATTCAACGAAACCAGTGAATTCTGCTTCACTTCTGAATTTCTATCCACCAGGATTAAACCTCATTTACTGAAAAACTACTTTTCCCAGCGTCCTTTGAGAGAAGAATACATGGATTTGACAAAGAACCGTGTCGGCCATTCTGCGTCACAGATTTTTCCTTCCTTACTAGGGCTGGATATGCCACTAATCTCCTGAATCATTTTGATTCACAGCAGCCGATTTCCATTCAATTTCGAATGACAACTTCCTGTTGTGGAACGCGACGGCGCtcgttagctgctaacatgaGTGCCTGCGGgtttagtgttagctgctattGTGAGCGGTAATACGCTGCAAAAGACTTTAGAGATGAATCCACACCGGTGATTGAAAACATCTGAACGTGACATCAtctcggcaagagaagctgattggacGGAGGCCACACAGGaaaccaggtgtgtgtgtatatgctaagatctcgctGAGACTTGGTAAGTGAATGCAAAAGTAGGGTCACGTTATGACATAAAAATCGATCCCCAAGTCTTATGAATCGATAttggatttgtttaatttaaatcgattaaaatcgataaattgatttttttttttttactgttgatgATTGGTCGGATGGATGTAAACATGGTGGTGATAGCATATTTCTACTGGATCCAATGATTAAAAGGAGGTTTAGTTGTAAAAATTAGCCGAGGTTATGAGGCGATTTATCCCTCCTCATGAAGATTTACTGAAAGTATTTACTGTGCTTCCATGTTCATGTAGATCCACCTGCTTGCATTTTAGCCACGTTAGGATAAAACGACGCCCCTAAAGAAACGCTCCACtacagaagaagagctggagatGAGTTCAAAGACAGAGTAGTGTGTCCTTGGAGGACGCGGACCTCACTGAGACCACCCAGCGATCTCTTTACTAAAACCTCTGTAACTGAGCAGATAATGTCCACATGCTGATTCAAGATTTTCTGGAGGTTTCTGTCTCCTGCAGCTCGTTTTAAAGGAGTTAAATACTATAAAATGCATGAACGCTTCCACCTCTGCTGAAATCTCACAAGTTTTAGCTTCATTTTGATACCAAGATGGTTCACACAGAGTttcaaatgacagaaaaataatccTTTATTTTTGGATTCCTCATTTTTAAGCAAAAATcccagaaaagacaaaaaaatttcCCTTTAGTTTAACATGTGTGTTTACTGTCCTGAACTTGTGCAGAAATCTTGTCGTATcctggaaagtttttatttggagCAGCTTGACTCTCAGTTGGCTGTTTGATAACCTCCGTACAAGCAGGTTTGACTGAAAGTGGCAGTGACTCTGCTGGTGGTAAAttctgtcttcttctgtggtttagGTGGCGTCTCCGTCCCCAGACAGGACTGCTGAAGCTTTTCCTGGACCTGCGGACTCCATGAAGCCTGAAACGCTCAAGCAGGAATTGTTGGAGCTCAGTGTGACTGACAGCGGCTCAGGTATGAGGCTTTAGATGCGTCGGCATCGTACCCTCGATGGAAACTCGCTCTGCACGTGAAGCGGATGAGTGTGTGGTGAATCCCGTGTTTGTATGAAGCCATTCACAGTTCGGGTGAGGACAACGTGATCAACAGCGAGCAGCTGCCGTACGTCTGCCAGACGATCGAAGTGACCACTGAAAACGAAGAGCAGACCGTCAGCTCCTCCCACTCGTACCCACTCCAGATCTCTCCGGTGTCTTCATGCTGCggtgagaaacacacacacacacacacacacacacacacagacgcacaTACAGTCCTGTGACAAAGAAAGTCCAGTCTTTCACTTCTGAAGTGAAACGAATCGAGACATCTGCTTCATTAAGGTCtcagaatcaggtgtgttaacacCATGTctaggaggaaagacatcagcaataatGCTGCAGGGACGGATTCTaagatgatttttaaactgtttggAGTCCATCGTTCTGCAGTTATTAATCACTTCACAACAAGTTCATCTAAGATCCGACTGTGCAGAAACTGAAGAGCCTTTCTGTGGAGCAGGAGAGCCTGAAGCATATAAACATAAAGataatctgttttttaaatgaagaaaaaaagtttacgTTGCTACGCTGCTGACCACAGCTGCTCCACGCAGCTGGTGCAGGTTTGAATCCCGGGCTGGAGGTTTGCTGCAGGTCACCCCTCAGACCTGTTTCCTCACTAGAAACTGGGTCATGAAGGCGCTGTAGGGCGAAAATATCTTTTCCATTGagcttttgaatttttttacaTCCACCACATGATTGGACACAGCCCCCCCGAAACGCAGGTTACAGAGTAAAACAGATTTcaggggaaaaaacagaaaacatgaactaCAGCTGTCCAGAGGCCTACAGGGGTTCACAGAGGCCTACAGGGGTTCACAGGTGTTTTCAGGGGTTTCCAAGGTTTTGCAGAGGTCTATAGGGTTTTTTCAGATATTTGCGGGGTTTGCCACGGGTCTACATGAGTCTACAGGGGTCTATAGGAGTCTACAAGAGTCTACAGGGGTGTACAGGGGTCTGCATGAGTCTACAGGGGTCTACATGAGTCTACAGGGGTCTACAGGGGTCTACAGGGGTCTACAGGAGTCTACATGAGTCTACATGAGTCTACAGGAGTCTACAGGGGTCTACATGAGTACAGGGGTCTACGGGGGTCTACAGGAGTCTGCAGGGGTCTGCAGAGGTCTACCGGGGTTTTCTGATTCACAAGCAGCTTCTgtagttttggtttttgtcaaaAGAAACAGCACCTGGTGTGATATATCATGTTGTTCCTTCACgattgtgtttttctgcagtttaAACCCCTAATTTAATCGTTAAGCTCATGTCAGCTGTTTCTGTTGAATAAAACTTCATTTTTAACAGGAAACGAAGCATGTGGATGAGACGGTGACCTGATGACCTGATAGAATGACTGACTGGATCATCCTCTGTTAGATAAACTGTCTCCTGTGTCGCCGTATCTTATCTGAAGACCAAAATGTCGACAAATGTCCTGTGTGAACACAGAAAAGATGATCTTGACCATTTCTTAATGAGACTTGGACTTATTTTTGGTTTAAGACCAGGACAA is part of the Melanotaenia boesemani isolate fMelBoe1 chromosome 7, fMelBoe1.pri, whole genome shotgun sequence genome and harbors:
- the irf2 gene encoding interferon regulatory factor 2 — translated: MPVERMRMRPWLEEQINSCQIPGLKWVNKEKRIFQIPWMHAARHGWDLEKDAPLFMRWAIHTGKYQPGVDRPDPKTWKANFRCAMNSLPDIEEVKDKSIKKGTNAFRVYKMLSSTERSMKKGKKKLDKEGKPRGNKEVASPSPDRTAEAFPGPADSMKPETLKQELLELSVTDSGSAIHSSGEDNVINSEQLPYVCQTIEVTTENEEQTVSSSHSYPLQISPVSSCCGSDTDSDTDEIKEGIGAVWKRDYNTTLLRIPPCSLPSMATFVSPSKPNFRVTSTRDPAPLISYHVDGWMPTYSQNSVMTTAGSHNHEMRASVIRKTSDVTSS